A segment of the Diceros bicornis minor isolate mBicDic1 chromosome 40, mDicBic1.mat.cur, whole genome shotgun sequence genome:
TAAATTtttggatttaaaatttaataaattttaataactaAGATTTAATAAATCCCTAAATATTGAATATCCAGAGttcaaattacatattttttttttacagttggttTTTCAAATCAAGATCCAAACAGTCCACGCATTGCTCTTGGTATCTCCCTCACAACCATTTCACGTGACAGGTTCtacattttctttcctcctcgcaatttatttgaagaaactgGTCACTGGTTTCTGGAATTGTCCCATATTCTAGATTTTGCTGATGGTATCCCCATGAACTATGTTTTAAACCTGAGTCCCTCAAGACTTTAAAGCCCCCAAAACGCTCCTCACAAGGTCCCTTTCTAATAATACTGTGAGGACCTACCATCTGCTAGGCTCTTTATATGTTATTATTACCTCTAACACCTCAGaaggtatttatctttttttggtaGACATAACCTACGCTCAGAGAGCATGCCCCCAGTGACAAAGCTAAATGAGGGAGCCACTCTTACAAGTCCAGTCAGCCTGGCTCCACAGCCCATGCTTTCCCCATACCAGGTGGTCCCAAGCACTGTATTATGAGATTGTCAATCTCGGTGTATGCAAGTGGATAATAAGCTAATATTAGGAGACAGCTATTCTTGATACAAGCATCACCCATGCCTTCCCAAAAATACCGAAAAGAAATAAGACCAGGCAACTATGGGAGAAGAGGCCAATGCAATAGCTAGTCTTTACTGGAAAGAAGAAACTTTACAGCACATTTTGAGTAAGTTAGTGCAAAGGCTCAGTGGGCTAACTGGTGGGGCACCAGCTTGTAATGGGCTCCACAGCTAGGGCATCGCTGGGTCTCGCCTTTGTGCAGCCAGAACCAGATGACAGCACTGTTGTCCTCTTCACCTGAAAGGAAAAAGGTGGTTGAAGGCCATCCAGCCTAGAAGGGGAGACTTGCAATATTAGTCTCATCCTCAGACACCTCTGAGGCACAAAGTTATGGCTGACATCTTAAGAGATCAGTTCAAGCTCTCCTCCCCacttttcagataaagaaactgaggccctgagtttACCTGTGAGTAAACTGACCTCGTATCAGAGTCACTATAGTTCTAACAGTTCCACTGCCTAAATAGAATCCCAAAGCAGCGTCCGTTCTGCTGTATTCCTAGTGCCTCAAATGGTGTCTGGCAAAGAGGAAGTACAATATTTTCTGCAGGAGTACTCCTTCATGCTGCATCGCCAATGAGCCAGTATTAATGATGGTCTATGTCTCTTTACAGTAAGGATGACCTACTCAGACTAACGAGGCTTGAGAGGGCCAGGACCCTTAGAATAACTCATTTACACACATCTCCTCTTTATAGACATGCAAAAGATATGGAGCAGCTTACAGACATGCTGTATAGTAGAATATATTAAACAAATGGATAAGTAAACAGTGGCAAGGTACTTACAGATGCAGCCCACTATCCGCTTGTTGGTGATGGAGGGGACTAAATTAGGGTCCTCCTTGGTGCCTGAAGCTGCCTTTGGGGCCAGTATATTGTACGGGTCCTGATAAAACAAGAATTGAGCCGTTATGCCAAATGACCCCTACCCTCCAGAGGCTAGCGGTACTATTCCCACCAGCCAGGATTCCTGCATCAaatgctcccagagaggggactgCTCTGATCCCACCCAAGACCACGAGCTCCAGAGAAGACACAGAAAGGAGTTTCTCCTCACCAGTCCCTTGCGTGCAGCCACCAAGACCTCCCTCTCCAGCCCAGTCGCTTGCTCGTCATCAGTGGGAACACCACCTAAAGGAAGACCCGTGAATTACGATGTCGTCTGACATGATCACGACGGAAAACGCACATACATAAATCTTTGCATACAGTTCGTAAGCTCCTAAAGGCTACTCATACACCTTGTCCCCCAAGACAATGATCCCCAAAAGTGGCAGCACGGGGGGGAATCTTTTCTTCCTTCAACCACGGAGGCCAAGTTTTcgacacatttttttcctaaaagcagACCCATCAGAGTCCTAGTGGGGTTCCTCCGATTTGAGGTGGGCGCAGGTCTGACGGCGGCTCAGCCTCCCACATCCCGCTGCAGTTCCTG
Coding sequences within it:
- the LOC131399894 gene encoding cytochrome c oxidase subunit 5B, mitochondrial, yielding MASRLLRGAGAVAAQALRARGPQGVAAVRSMASKGGVPTDDEQATGLEREVLVAARKGLDPYNILAPKAASGTKEDPNLVPSITNKRIVGCICEEDNSAVIWFWLHKGETQRCPSCGAHYKLVPHQLAH